In Flavobacterium sp. N3904, one DNA window encodes the following:
- a CDS encoding DUF1360 domain-containing protein, giving the protein MNDLEKYFIVVIIVWRLTHLISSEDGPFDFIIKIRKFAGNSFFGTLMDCFYCLSIWIGLLCACFVSRCWQEIVVLTLYYSGASILLEKLTNKNFN; this is encoded by the coding sequence ATGAATGATTTGGAAAAATATTTTATTGTTGTAATTATTGTTTGGCGACTAACCCATTTGATCAGCTCAGAGGACGGTCCTTTTGATTTCATCATCAAAATCAGAAAGTTTGCAGGCAATTCTTTTTTCGGAACATTGATGGATTGTTTTTATTGTCTTAGTATTTGGATTGGGCTACTGTGTGCCTGTTTTGTTTCGCGATGCTGGCAGGAAATAGTAGTTTTAACGCTATATTATTCAGGTGCTTCTATTTTACTGGAAAAATTAACCAACAAAAATTTTAATTAA
- a CDS encoding DUF6642 family protein translates to MDYDQFIFCLEAVVDVETSTITEVVKNLEQLAAEEGIASIYKTCDTIEGLEESLNALLYDDHNFKDYEIIYMVMQGEENNICLNEYYYSFEELAELFEGKMKGKIIHFANAKVVNLSEEEAQYFLDVTGARAVSGYGTAFRDLNSYPIDKAFFSLYQDNNDVVEIVEELFQKHYALCKLLDFRLYY, encoded by the coding sequence ATGGATTACGATCAATTTATTTTCTGTCTCGAAGCCGTTGTCGATGTAGAAACGAGCACCATTACCGAAGTTGTTAAAAATCTGGAACAATTAGCCGCAGAAGAAGGTATTGCCAGCATTTATAAAACCTGCGATACTATAGAAGGATTGGAAGAAAGCTTGAATGCCTTGCTCTATGATGATCACAATTTTAAAGATTATGAAATCATTTACATGGTCATGCAGGGTGAAGAAAACAATATTTGTCTTAATGAATATTACTATAGTTTTGAAGAATTAGCCGAACTATTTGAAGGAAAAATGAAAGGTAAGATTATACATTTTGCCAATGCCAAAGTTGTAAACTTAAGCGAAGAAGAAGCACAATATTTTCTGGATGTTACAGGAGCGCGGGCAGTTTCAGGTTATGGAACTGCATTTCGCGACCTAAACAGTTATCCAATAGACAAAGCTTTCTTCAGCCTCTATCAAGATAATAATGATGTGGTTGAGATTGTGGAAGAGTTATTTCAAAAACACTATGCGCTTTGCAAACTGCTCGATTTCAGACTGTATTATTAG
- a CDS encoding AMP-binding protein, translated as MIPKIETATSDEIKTFQEEKLSELLKYVNTHSPFYKKLYASKNIDISRIKTLEDLSLLPVTLKEDLQKYNDDFLCVPANAIIDYATTSGTLGDPVTFGLTDKDLDRLAYNEAISFDCAGIKEGDIVQLMTTIDRRFMAGLAYFLGLRKMKVGVIRVGAGIPELQWDSILKYKPTYLITVPSFLLKLIEYAENHKIDFNNSSIKGAICIGESLRNQDFSMNVLSKKITDKWNIKLFSTYASTEMSTAFTECQHGVGGHHHPELIIVEVLDEQNNRVKNGEAGELTFTTLGIEAMPLVRFKTGDIVQLYSDPCLCGRNTMRVGPVIGRKQQMIKYKGTTLYPPAMNDVLNDFDAIESHIIEISTNELGTDEIMIKIAVKEPSDAFLQELKDHFRAKLRVSPKIEFTTNEALKSLIFNPMSRKPIHFFDKRKSIV; from the coding sequence ATGATTCCAAAGATAGAGACCGCTACTTCAGACGAAATTAAAACCTTTCAAGAGGAAAAGTTATCCGAACTTTTGAAGTATGTAAACACCCATTCTCCTTTTTACAAAAAATTGTATGCCAGCAAGAATATTGATATTAGCCGTATAAAAACACTGGAGGATTTGTCACTTTTACCTGTTACCTTAAAGGAAGATTTACAAAAATACAATGATGATTTTTTGTGTGTTCCTGCAAATGCAATTATTGATTATGCCACTACATCAGGAACTTTGGGTGATCCAGTAACCTTTGGATTAACAGACAAAGACTTGGATCGATTGGCCTATAATGAAGCCATTTCGTTTGATTGTGCCGGTATCAAAGAAGGTGATATTGTACAGTTAATGACTACTATAGATAGGCGTTTTATGGCAGGTTTGGCTTATTTTTTGGGTCTTAGAAAAATGAAAGTTGGAGTCATTCGGGTTGGCGCCGGAATTCCCGAACTGCAATGGGATTCAATCCTAAAATACAAACCTACCTATTTGATAACCGTCCCTTCTTTCCTTTTGAAGTTGATTGAATATGCCGAAAATCATAAAATCGATTTTAATAATTCGAGTATAAAAGGCGCTATTTGTATAGGAGAATCTTTGAGAAATCAAGATTTTAGTATGAATGTGTTGTCTAAAAAAATTACGGATAAATGGAATATTAAGTTGTTTTCTACCTATGCTTCTACCGAAATGAGTACAGCTTTTACCGAATGCCAACATGGAGTAGGAGGACATCATCATCCCGAATTGATTATAGTCGAAGTATTGGACGAACAAAATAATCGGGTAAAAAACGGAGAAGCCGGAGAACTGACTTTTACTACTTTAGGGATAGAAGCGATGCCATTGGTTCGTTTCAAAACTGGTGATATTGTACAATTGTATTCAGATCCTTGTTTGTGCGGGCGTAATACAATGCGTGTTGGTCCTGTTATTGGAAGAAAACAGCAAATGATAAAATACAAAGGAACAACCTTGTATCCGCCAGCAATGAATGATGTTTTGAATGATTTTGATGCTATAGAAAGCCACATTATCGAAATTTCAACAAACGAATTGGGTACAGATGAAATTATGATAAAAATAGCTGTAAAAGAACCTTCAGATGCTTTTTTACAAGAATTAAAAGACCATTTCAGAGCCAAGTTGCGGGTATCACCAAAAATTGAGTTTACGACCAATGAAGCTTTAAAATCGTTAATTTTTAACCCAATGAGCAGAAAACCAATTCACTTTTTCGACAAAAGAAAAAGTATAGTTTAA
- a CDS encoding C45 family autoproteolytic acyltransferase/hydolase, whose product MKKQIRYIILVVSVFLVTSCGTSNSMHHQPDLTAYDKSLPTVKKQSNTVFYSGNNFLLKNKQNLWELYVEGDPLERGLMIGSLSDSLLKKQEYVFFDKINQIVPSNFKKQVLRNFLKWYNRKLYLNVANEYQSEIFGISRYAPKDLDYIAPNFLRDLYLHGAHDIGHAVQDLALVGCTSFAVWGDKSEDGSLILGRNFDFYAGDAFAKDKIVTFIKPKEGHPFMMVTWPGMIGVCSGMNMEGLTVTINAGKSKIPLVAKTPISILTREIIQYASTIDEAVEIAKSKKVFVSESIMVGSAKDNKAVLIEIAPDRLEVFEVNDGNELICSNHFQSEGLKNNERNLKQIKDSHSQYRFDRMTQLLDKSPKITPQIAVDILRNKDGLNDLPLGYGNEKAINQLLSHHGIVFKPAQLLVWVSANPYQMGEFVCYDLNTVFKYRKQNDSIVSLEDEKLNIAKDPFLETTQYKNYELFRIEDRKMDIFLENKKELPENFIANYQSLNPDYWVVYNKVGVYYYQKGEYALAQEQFNKALTKEITTLPQKEAIEKYLKKIKRKLQ is encoded by the coding sequence ATGAAAAAGCAAATTCGATATATTATTTTAGTTGTTTCTGTTTTTTTAGTGACTTCTTGTGGTACATCCAATTCAATGCATCATCAACCTGACTTGACAGCATATGATAAATCGCTTCCAACTGTAAAAAAACAATCGAATACTGTTTTTTATTCTGGCAATAATTTTTTGCTAAAGAACAAACAGAATCTTTGGGAACTTTATGTAGAAGGCGATCCTTTGGAAAGAGGCCTGATGATCGGAAGTTTGTCGGATTCTCTATTAAAGAAACAGGAATATGTTTTTTTTGATAAGATAAATCAAATTGTTCCTTCAAATTTCAAAAAGCAAGTATTGAGAAACTTTTTAAAATGGTATAATCGAAAATTATATCTCAATGTTGCCAATGAATATCAATCTGAGATTTTTGGTATTTCCCGTTATGCACCAAAAGATTTAGACTATATAGCGCCAAATTTTTTAAGGGATTTGTATTTGCATGGTGCTCATGATATAGGGCATGCAGTACAGGATTTGGCTTTGGTAGGCTGCACTTCATTTGCAGTTTGGGGTGATAAATCCGAAGACGGTAGCTTAATTTTGGGTAGGAATTTTGATTTTTATGCGGGAGACGCTTTCGCGAAAGATAAAATAGTCACGTTTATAAAACCGAAAGAAGGACATCCTTTTATGATGGTTACCTGGCCTGGAATGATTGGAGTATGTTCTGGTATGAATATGGAAGGGTTGACCGTTACCATCAATGCCGGGAAATCTAAGATTCCATTAGTTGCAAAAACACCCATTTCTATTTTGACACGCGAAATTATTCAGTATGCATCAACAATAGACGAAGCAGTCGAAATTGCCAAAAGTAAAAAAGTTTTTGTTTCTGAATCTATAATGGTCGGAAGCGCCAAAGATAATAAGGCCGTTTTAATAGAAATTGCACCAGATAGACTGGAAGTGTTTGAGGTAAACGATGGCAATGAATTAATTTGTTCCAATCATTTTCAGAGTGAGGGGTTGAAGAATAATGAGCGAAATCTAAAACAAATTAAGGACAGCCATTCGCAATATCGTTTTGACAGAATGACCCAATTATTGGATAAAAGTCCAAAAATAACACCTCAGATTGCTGTTGATATTCTTAGAAACAAAGACGGGTTAAATGATTTACCTTTGGGATATGGTAATGAAAAAGCAATAAATCAGTTGTTATCCCATCACGGAATTGTTTTCAAACCGGCTCAATTGTTGGTTTGGGTTTCTGCAAATCCTTATCAGATGGGAGAATTTGTGTGTTACGATTTGAATACAGTTTTTAAATATAGAAAACAGAATGATTCAATAGTTTCATTGGAAGACGAAAAATTAAATATTGCCAAAGATCCTTTTCTGGAAACTACCCAATATAAAAATTATGAGTTGTTCCGAATCGAAGATCGTAAAATGGACATTTTTTTAGAAAACAAAAAAGAGTTACCTGAGAATTTTATTGCCAATTATCAATCGTTGAATCCGGATTATTGGGTGGTTTATAATAAAGTGGGTGTTTATTATTATCAAAAAGGAGAATATGCATTGGCGCAGGAACAATTCAATAAAGCCTTGACCAAAGAGATTACAACACTGCCTCAAAAAGAAGCAATAGAAAAATACCTAAAGAAAATTAAAAGAAAACTACAATGA
- a CDS encoding phytoene desaturase family protein: MKEHYDVVIIGSGLGGLVSAIILAKEGYKVCVLEKNNQFGGNLQTFVRDKTIFDTGIHYIGGLSEGQNLYRYFKYLGIMDDLKLKQLDLDGFDIVSFEDKNQEFPHAQGYDNFINQLVKSFPEERETIQKYCDAIIATCDSFPLYNLKAEGQYDNSILSVNAKQFIDELTTNEMLRAVLGGTNFLYAGIADKSPFYVHALSVNSYIQSAWRCINGGSQITKQLIKQLKKHGGEVYKYKEVVELEVEKNAVKCAKMKDGSVVFGQYFISNIDPKATLKMAGEDNFRKAFVNRISSLEGGVSAFSLYIVFKPESFKYLNRNYYHFKNSAEVWTAHEYTDETWPKAFMASMNASKKNDGWAEGMTFITYMKFEDLKPWEQTYNTTAEKEDRGESYDAFKTRKTERFLEEIELKFPGIKDCIKSVHSSTPLSYRDYIGGHNGNMYGYEKDSNNPMKTFIASKTKLDNLYLTGQSINMHGVLGVTIGAVVTCSEIVGKEYLVNKINSSNSSGEI, translated from the coding sequence ATGAAAGAGCATTATGATGTAGTAATAATTGGAAGCGGATTGGGCGGATTGGTCTCTGCTATAATCCTGGCCAAAGAAGGCTACAAGGTTTGTGTGCTTGAAAAAAACAATCAGTTTGGAGGAAATCTGCAAACGTTTGTGCGTGATAAAACTATTTTTGATACAGGAATTCATTATATCGGCGGTTTAAGTGAAGGCCAGAATCTGTACCGATATTTTAAATATCTGGGTATTATGGACGATTTGAAACTAAAGCAATTAGATCTGGACGGATTTGATATCGTTTCTTTTGAAGATAAAAATCAAGAATTTCCACATGCTCAGGGTTATGATAATTTTATAAATCAATTAGTCAAGTCGTTTCCGGAAGAAAGGGAAACGATTCAAAAATATTGTGATGCGATAATTGCCACCTGTGATTCGTTTCCTCTTTATAATTTAAAAGCAGAAGGTCAATATGATAATTCGATTCTCTCTGTCAATGCCAAACAGTTTATAGACGAACTGACAACAAATGAGATGCTGAGAGCAGTGCTTGGCGGAACCAATTTTTTGTATGCCGGAATTGCCGATAAATCTCCTTTTTATGTTCATGCTCTTTCTGTTAATTCGTATATCCAAAGTGCCTGGCGTTGTATAAATGGAGGAAGCCAGATTACTAAGCAGTTGATAAAACAACTCAAAAAGCACGGTGGCGAAGTTTATAAATACAAAGAAGTTGTAGAGCTTGAAGTAGAAAAAAATGCAGTGAAATGCGCCAAAATGAAAGATGGTTCTGTCGTTTTTGGCCAATACTTTATATCCAATATAGATCCGAAGGCTACTTTAAAAATGGCAGGGGAAGATAATTTCAGAAAGGCTTTTGTAAATAGAATTTCCAGTCTGGAAGGAGGTGTTTCTGCATTTAGTCTGTACATTGTTTTTAAACCGGAATCATTCAAATATTTAAACCGAAACTATTACCATTTTAAGAATAGTGCTGAAGTTTGGACTGCCCATGAATATACCGATGAAACTTGGCCTAAAGCTTTTATGGCATCAATGAATGCTTCCAAAAAGAACGATGGCTGGGCAGAGGGAATGACTTTTATAACCTACATGAAATTTGAGGATTTAAAACCCTGGGAACAAACGTATAATACTACTGCCGAAAAAGAAGACAGGGGAGAAAGTTACGATGCTTTTAAAACTAGAAAAACAGAACGTTTTCTGGAAGAAATTGAACTCAAATTCCCGGGTATAAAGGATTGTATCAAGTCGGTTCATAGTTCGACACCACTTTCGTATAGAGATTATATTGGTGGTCACAACGGCAATATGTATGGTTACGAAAAGGATTCGAATAACCCAATGAAAACCTTTATAGCATCAAAAACAAAGCTGGATAACCTTTATCTAACAGGTCAAAGTATAAACATGCACGGTGTTCTGGGAGTAACAATTGGGGCAGTGGTCACCTGCTCTGAAATCGTTGGGAAAGAGTACTTAGTGAACAAAATTAATTCAAGCAATAGTTCAGGCGAGATTTAG